The genomic interval TCCACCGACATGTTGCAGATGACCAGGCGCCCGGAGGTCTCCATGCGGCGGATGGTCTCGCCGTGGAATTCGATCACGCGGAAGTTCGCTCCGTTGGCAGAGATCTTGCCGATCAGGTGCAGGATGAGGTCCTTCGGGCCCACCATCGGCGCGAAGGCACCGGTCACCTCCACTTTGATCGTCGCGGGCACTTCAACGTTCACCGCACACCCGAGCGTCCATACCGACGCCATCTCCGTTGCACCAATGCCGAAGGCGAATGCTCCGAGGGCTCCGTGGCTCGTCGTGTGCGAGTCCGTTCCGACCACCACCGCCCCGGGCAGCACGTAGCCGCTCTCGGGAAGCACCTGGTGGCAGATACCACCGCGGTCGCCACGGATATCATGGAACTTGCTGATCATGTGGCGCGCAACGAACTCGCGGACCTTCTTCTGGTTCGTGGCGGTCTTCGCGGATTCGGCCGGCACACGATGGTCGAACACAATGGCGACGCGCGACGGGTCCCACACACGCGCATCCTTCCCCGTGTCCTTGTAGATCTCCAGGAACTGATTGATGACCAATGCGGCATTCTCATGCGACATGGCGAGATCCACGCGCGGTTCAAGGACGTCGCCGGCCTTCACCGACGTCTGTCCGCTTGCCCGGGCAAGGATCTTCTCGGCTACTGTCATACCCATACAGGACCTCTCCGAATGAGTGGTGGTACGTTATATCACTTTCTTTTCTCTCAGCGCGGCGATCTGCGCGTCGTCCAACCCGATGCCGCGCAGGACCTCTGCGGTGTGCTCGCCGAGCCGGGGCGGCGGGGCCGTGACCATCCCCGGGGTCTTCTCGAACTTCGCCGTCATATTGAAGAGCGGGATCGCACCGATCCCCTCTACTTCTAACGTCGTGAAGGTGCTCCTGTGTTCCACCTGGGGCTGGTGCACCGCCTGGTCGAGGGTCAAAATGGCCCCCGAAGGAACGTCGTGCTTGTTCAGCACCTCGACCCAGTACGCCGTATCGTTCTCTTTCAGCCTGGCTTCGAGAAGGGGCGTCAGGGCTTTGCGGTTCTTCTTGCGCGTATCCCTCTCCTGAAAGCGCGGATCGGCCTTCAGCTCCGGCACGCCCAGGACGTCCGTCACGGCCTCCCACTGCTCCTGCTTGTTCGCCGCGATGTTGATGTACCCATCCCGGGTCACGAACACTCCCGAGGGCGCAGCCGTGAAATTGTCGTTCCCCATCAATACGGGGGTCTGCTTCCCTATCATGAGGTTCGCCACAACCCACCCCATGAGCGGCATGATGGAATCCAGAAGGGCGACATCGATGCTCTGGCCTTCACCGGTGTGCTCGCGGTGATAGAGGGCTGCCATGATGGCGAATGCGGCATTCAACCCACCGACCGTATCGCACACGGGGAATCCGGCACGGAGCGGGCTGAGCCGGTCATCACCGTTGATGGCCATCTCACCACTCAGCCCCTGGATGATCTGGTCGTACGCGGGTTTGAGCGCATCAGGACCGGATTGCCCGAATCCCGAGATCCCGCAGTAAATAAGGCGCGGATTGATCGCGCGGAGGACGTCGTAGGAAAGGCCGAGCCTGCCCATCACATCCGGCCGGAAGTTCTCCACAAGCACATCTGCTGTCCCGATGAGCTTCTTGAAGATCTCCTTCCCTTCCGGAGCCTTCAGGTTGAGCGTGAGGGAGCGCTTATTCGCATTCTGGGCCAGGAAACTCGTGCCCATCAGCATCTGATTGTATTTCGGCACCGACCCCAGCTTCCGGGCCAGATCGCCGTCCGTGGGATTCTCGATCTTGATCACCTCCGCCCCGAGGAGGGCAAGGTGGAGTGTAGCGAATGGGCCGGAGAGGACATTCGTCATGTCCAGTACCCGGATACCGCCAAGCAACTGCGCTTTCTGTGTCATCCCTGTGTCGATCGAATGGGTCCTGTTTTGTAGATCATCCCCGGCATGTCGCGGTGAAAGTACTCCGCCACCTCACGTGCCACGGCGATGATCCCGTCGAGTTGTATATCGGTACGCTCGCCCATCCTCTGGAACATGTGCACGAGGTCCTCGGTGCACACATTGCCGCCGGCGACCTTCGTGAACGGACAGCCGCCGAGTCCGGCCACGGACGATTCAAAAGCTGTCACGCCCGCCCGCAGCGCGGCGATGCAATTCGCGACCGCCATACCATAGGTGTTATGAAAATGGCAGGTGAGTTCTGCCCGGGCGTCCATTGCGCGGACCGCCGCGAACAATCGCTCCACCGCATCGGGGGCGGCGTGGCCCGCAGTATCCGCAAGGCTGATATTCGTCAACCCGGCATCCAGGTACCGGCGAACGATGCCGAGCACACGGTCTTCCGGCACAGCGCCCTCAAAGCCGCAGCCGAACGCCGACTGCACCGAGACTTGCACAGCACACTGCGCGGCGATGGCTTGCTGCGCCGTGGCAATGATGCGCGTGGTCGCCTCGGCAACGGACATTCCGGTGTTCTTCTGGCTGTGCGTCTCGCTCGCAGATACGCCCATGCAGAACATCCGCACGCCGCACGCCAATCCCCGCTCCAATCCTTTCTCGTTGAGGACGAGACCGGAGAGGACCACGCCGGACGGCAGGCCGCCCGGCGCCATGAGGTCACGGAACAGCGCATCCGTATCCGCCATCTGGGGGACACGCGTCGGATGAACGAAGGAGCCTGCCTGGATGATATCGACCCCCGTGGCAGCGAGTGCTTTCAGCCAACGGAGCTTTGTTGCGGTAGGGACGGTCTCGTGCTCCATCTGGAGCCCATCACGCAACCCGACCTCGTGGATCACCAACCGGGGAGTGCTCATAGATGTGCCGCAATAGCCTCCGCCAGCTGGGTCGTCGTGCTCGAACCGCCCATATCATATGTGCGGACCTTGCCTTCCTTGATGACCGCCGCGGTGGCACGCTCAAGCTGCGCACCCTTCTCGGTCTCACCCAGCCAGTCCAGCATCATCTTCGCGGCAAGGATCGTCGCAATCGGATTCACTTTGTTCTGTCCGGCATACTTCGGTGCACTGCCATGCGACGGCTCGAACACGGCGAGCTTCTGCCCGATGTTTCCGGAACAGCCGAAGCCGAGGCCACCGACCATCTGGGCAGCAAGATCGGAGATGATGTCGCCGTACAAATTCGGCGCAACCAGGACATCATAGTTGAACGGATTCTTGAGGAGCCACATGCAAATGGCATCCACATTCGCTTCATCGAACTGGATCTCGGGGAAGTCCGCAGCCACCTTCTTCGCTTCATCGAGGAACATCCCATCCGTAGCGCGGACGACATTCGCCTTGTGCACGACGGTCACTTTCTTGCGGCCATGCGCGCGGGCGAATTCGAAGGCGGCGCGGACGATACGCGACGAGCCCTTCTTCGTGTTCACTTTGCACGAGATCGCGTATTGGTCAAGTGCGTTGTCCTTTGAACGCGCCGAACGGCTTCGACACCTTCGCAAGGACGTCAGCAAGCTCCTGCGGCACAGGATTGAACTCCACGCCGGCATACAGGTCCTCGGTATTCTCGCGGAACACCGTGAGATCGATGCCCTCTTTCAGATTGAGCGGATTGCCCGCGTACGCTTTGCAGGGGCGGAGGCAGATATACAGATCGAACAACTGGCGCATCCGGACGATCGGAGAACGGTAGATGAGCCCCTTGCCCCGGAGTTCGGGAACAAGTTCGGTTTCCGCGGCTTTGACCGGCTTCGACGTGATCGCACCGAACATGGCAGCATTCACGCGCTTCAGGAGGTCGACGGTCCGCTGCGGGAAGGCGTCCCCTTCCTTGCACCAGAATTCCCACCCGATATCACCATGCACGTATTCCGCATCGAGTTTCATTGCATCGAGGACGATGCGGGTGGCATCCATGACATCGTTGCCGATGCCGTCTCCGGGCAGCCAGGCGATCGTATATGTGCTCATGACGTTCGGTCATCTCCAGCGAATGTGGTATGGTGGTCTACGGTTCGATCGTACATTCATTGCCCCCCCGGCTGCACACCGGGTGGCACGGCGTTTCCCGGGCGTCGGTCAGTCCGCCAACCCGGTCTCCATATCCTGCTGCAGCCGCACCTCTTCCAACTCCTTGCGCAGGGCATCGGCATGCCCCTGCTCCATCACCGCGAGGGCCTCGAGCATCCGTCGCGTACCGGTGTTCCCCGCATGCCCTGCCGCGGTGCGGTAATAGTCGCGCGCTTCGATCTCATCCTCGATCGCAAACGCAAGGATATCCTGCAGCGACAACTCGCTCCAGTCCAACTGATCGTGCGTGGGATGGGCCATGGCGTCAGGCGAACGTGTCGTTGATACGGTCGATGACATCGAACTTCTCCGCCAGCTCCTGCCGCTTGTCGCGTAACACGCGCAGGGCGCGTTCGCGATCGGCAACCAGCCCCTGGAGGATCTCCGCCACGTCGGGGTAGTCGCACTCGGAAGCGAACCGGCGGTATTCTTTCAACGCTTCCTCTTCCCGGTGCTCCGCCACGGACAGCGCCGAGCAAAGCCCTTTGCACGAATGCACACACTCCTGTGCCATATTGTCTCCCTCGCTGATCGATGGAACGGCGACGCGCAATGCGCCGTGGATTCCTATGCCACCACTGTTTCCCCCGCCAGGGCCCTGCCGCGTGTCAACGCCTGCTCATTGACCGGCAACAGGTGATGATACCGTTCGGGAAGCACTTTGCGGAGCGCTTTCAGGATCGCCGGCATCTCCAGAACGCGTGTACGTTCCAGGAAGGCACCGAGGACGATCATATTCAATACTTTCGTGTTCTTCAGTTTCACGGCCTCATCACTGGCCCGGATACCGAGCACCGTGCAGTCGGTTCGCTTCGGGGGGATGATGATGCTGGTCGCATCGTACAGCAGCAACCCTCCCGGACGGACCGCGTGTTCGAACTTGTCCATGGACGGCTGGTTCAACGCGATCACCGTATCGAACGTCGTCACCACCGGGGAATCAATCGGGTCATCGGAGACGATCACGATGCAGTTCGCCGTGCCGCCACGCATCTCGGGTCCGTACGACGGCATCCAGGTCACTTCTTTGCCTTCGATCATGCCGGCGTACGCGAGAGTCATACCCATGGAGAGCACACCCTGCCCGCCGAAGCCAGCGATCAAGAGTTCATGTGCCATAACGATTCTTTCTATCCTGGTCTACAGGGTCCGTGTTACGCCGGCACTTTGATGTCGCCGGGAGGATACATCGGGAACATACTGTCCACAAGCCACTTGTTCGCCTGGATCGGGGTCATCTTCCATCCCGACGGACAGTTGGAGACGACCTCAACGAAGCACGTGCCGGAGCCTTGCTTCTGCCAGCCGAACGACTTCGTCAGCGCCTTCTTCAACTGCCGCACGGCGTTCGGGGTATGCACCGACTGCCGGGTCACATACGAGACACCCGGAAGGAGGGCGACCATGTCCGCGATCTTCAGCGGGAATCCGGCTGTTTCCCGGGTGCGCCCCGCAGGCGATGTCGAGGTCTTCATGCCCATCAGGGAGGTGGGGGCCATCTGCCCGCCGGTCATCCCGTAAATGGCATTGTTGATGAACACCATCAGGATATTCTCGCCACGATTGCAGGTGTGGATCGTTTCGGCGGTGCCGATCGCCGCAAGATCACCGTCGCCCTGGTAGGAGAAGACATACTTGTCGGGATGGATGCGCTTCACCGCCGTCGCCACGGCACTGGCGCGACCATGCGCCGCTTCCTGCATGTCGATATTCATATAGTGATAGGCGAACACCGAGCACCCGACCGGTGCAACACCGATGGTGTTCTCCGCGATCCCCATCTCTTCGATCACTTCCATCAGCACGCGGTGGACCACACTGTGGCCGCACCCCGGGCAATAGTGGAACCGCGCCTCGGACAGGGTGCCGGGCCGTTCATACACGCACTCCATCCCTTCGAGGGATGCCGCATCGAGTTCCTGCACGATCTCCTGGACCATATCAGCGTGCCTCCATGGTTACACCGGATGTCTGACTTACCATGTTCTCCACCGCCTGGGCAACTTCATCGGGCGACGGAATGACGCCGCCCATCCTGCCATAGAACCGGACCGGAACACGGCCTTCCACCGCAAGGCGCACATCCTCGACCATCTGTCCGGCATTCATCTCCACGACCAGCACACCTTTCATTCGCTCCGACAACGAACGGATGATCGCCGTGGGATACGGGAAGAGGGTGATCGGACGGATCAGGCCGACGCGGTGGCCGTTCGCACGCGCAACCTGTACCGCACGGTGCGCGATGCGCGCCGCAAGTCCGAAGGCAACGATCAGATACTCCGCATCGTCCGTCCCGAGAAGCTCATACCGTACCTCCTGCTCTTCGATCAAACGATACTTGGCCTGCAGCTTATGATTCACTTCTTCCATTTGCTCGGCCAGCATATGCAGCGATGTGATCACGTTGGCGGGACGCGTGGCCGGCTTGCCCGTGGTCGCCCACGGCTTCGGCACGACATGGGCCGCAGGATCGTAGTCGGGGAACTCCACCTTCTCCATCATCTGTCCGAGTGCACCATCGGCAAGGATCATCACGGGATTCCGGTAGCGGTCGGCCAGATCGAATGCATCGTACACGAACCCTGCCATTTCCTGGACGCTGGACGGCGCAAGGACGATCAGCCGGTAGTCGCCGTGCCCGCCGCCTTTGACGGACTGGAAGTAATCGCCCTGCGACGGCTGGATGGTGCCGAGGCCCGGCCCGCCACGGCTCACGTTCACGATGAGGCACGGGAGCTCCGCGCACGCAATGTACGAGATCCCTTCCATCATCAGGCTCACACCCGGACTGGAGGAGGATGTCATGACCCGTGCACCCGCCCCGGCTGCGCCGTACACCATATTGATGGACGCAACTTCACTCTCCGCCTGGAGCACGATCATGCCGCGCGTCCGTCCTTCACCGGCGAGATACTCGAGGACCTCAGACTGGGGAGTGATGGGATAGCCGAAGTACGCCTGGCATCCGGCGCGGATCGCGGCTTCTGCCAGCGCTTCGTTTCCTTTCATCAACCGTACGTCGCCCACGGCTATTTCCTTTCGTCGGTCAGGGTCACGGTGATATTCTCCGTCACGTTCGTGATCTTTGCCACGGGCACCCGCGTCTTCTTCGTCTCGCGGTACACGGTGATGACGGCATCAGGGCATACCAGCGCGCAATTCGTGCACCCGGTGCAGTTGTCCTGCACCAGCACCGCGTAGTGATATCCCTGGGAATTGATGTTATCGGAGAGTTTGACGCTGCCCTGCGGGCACGCCTCGATACAGAGCTCGCACCCTTTGCAGGTCTCGATGTCGAACTTCACGCTGCCCTTTGCCATCGCTCCACTCCTTGCGTTCTGTGTTCAGTCCATACGGGCTTCCGGCCCGCTCACGACATGGCGTCCAGGGACGCCGCAAGATCTCTGATGACGTCGTCAGGCTTCTCCAGCCCCAACGCGAGCCGCACGCCCCCGGGATCGAGGCCTTTTGCGACCTGCTCGTCCGCAGGGAAGGCCGAGTGGGTCATGGATCCCGGATGCTCGATGAGCGTACGGATGTTCCCGAGGCTCACGGCGAGGGTGATGCAATAGGCCGACTGGGCGACATGGTTGATGAAACGTTCCGCGCGCTTGAGTGATTCGTGTGCGTTGGCACCCTTCATCACGAAATACACCATGGACCCGGGAGCGAAGTTGCCGTCGAAGTCCACCATCTGCCGCCGCGCCAACTCCAACTGGGGAAACGAGGCCAGACCGGGATACAGGACACGTTCGATCTCAGGCCGCGTCTCCAGAAACTCCGCTACCTTCTG from Ignavibacteriota bacterium carries:
- a CDS encoding hydroxymethylglutaryl-CoA lyase, which encodes MSTPRLVIHEVGLRDGLQMEHETVPTATKLRWLKALAATGVDIIQAGSFVHPTRVPQMADTDALFRDLMAPGGLPSGVVLSGLVLNEKGLERGLACGVRMFCMGVSASETHSQKNTGMSVAEATTRIIATAQQAIAAQCAVQVSVQSAFGCGFEGAVPEDRVLGIVRRYLDAGLTNISLADTAGHAAPDAVERLFAAVRAMDARAELTCHFHNTYGMAVANCIAALRAGVTAFESSVAGLGGCPFTKVAGGNVCTEDLVHMFQRMGERTDIQLDGIIAVAREVAEYFHRDMPGMIYKTGPIRSTQG
- a CDS encoding 2-oxoglutarate oxidoreductase; translation: MVQEIVQELDAASLEGMECVYERPGTLSEARFHYCPGCGHSVVHRVLMEVIEEMGIAENTIGVAPVGCSVFAYHYMNIDMQEAAHGRASAVATAVKRIHPDKYVFSYQGDGDLAAIGTAETIHTCNRGENILMVFINNAIYGMTGGQMAPTSLMGMKTSTSPAGRTRETAGFPLKIADMVALLPGVSYVTRQSVHTPNAVRQLKKALTKSFGWQKQGSGTCFVEVVSNCPSGWKMTPIQANKWLVDSMFPMYPPGDIKVPA
- a CDS encoding 3-isopropylmalate dehydratase large subunit; translation: MGMTVAEKILARASGQTSVKAGDVLEPRVDLAMSHENAALVINQFLEIYKDTGKDARVWDPSRVAIVFDHRVPAESAKTATNQKKVREFVARHMISKFHDIRGDRGGICHQVLPESGYVLPGAVVVGTDSHTTSHGALGAFAFGIGATEMASVWTLGCAVNVEVPATIKVEVTGAFAPMVGPKDLILHLIGKISANGANFRVIEFHGETIRRMETSGRLVICNMSVEAGATAGIVPADEETLRYLREEAGVQNPPAPVLPDPDAAYVQVVKIDVSTLAPQIACPHTVDNVKPITEVLGTKVHQIVIGSCTNGRLDDIAAAAGILRGKKVSDNTRMLVFPASSRVYQRALEAGYITDLVKAGAVVMNPGCGPCLGVHEGALGDGETALSTTNRNFKGRMGNPTGAVYLCSPSVAAASAVDGVITDPRKGA
- a CDS encoding ferredoxin family protein yields the protein MAKGSVKFDIETCKGCELCIEACPQGSVKLSDNINSQGYHYAVLVQDNCTGCTNCALVCPDAVITVYRETKKTRVPVAKITNVTENITVTLTDERK
- a CDS encoding 3-methyl-2-oxobutanoate dehydrogenase subunit VorB; the encoded protein is MKGNEALAEAAIRAGCQAYFGYPITPQSEVLEYLAGEGRTRGMIVLQAESEVASINMVYGAAGAGARVMTSSSSPGVSLMMEGISYIACAELPCLIVNVSRGGPGLGTIQPSQGDYFQSVKGGGHGDYRLIVLAPSSVQEMAGFVYDAFDLADRYRNPVMILADGALGQMMEKVEFPDYDPAAHVVPKPWATTGKPATRPANVITSLHMLAEQMEEVNHKLQAKYRLIEEQEVRYELLGTDDAEYLIVAFGLAARIAHRAVQVARANGHRVGLIRPITLFPYPTAIIRSLSERMKGVLVVEMNAGQMVEDVRLAVEGRVPVRFYGRMGGVIPSPDEVAQAVENMVSQTSGVTMEAR
- a CDS encoding CoA transferase — translated: MTQKAQLLGGIRVLDMTNVLSGPFATLHLALLGAEVIKIENPTDGDLARKLGSVPKYNQMLMGTSFLAQNANKRSLTLNLKAPEGKEIFKKLIGTADVLVENFRPDVMGRLGLSYDVLRAINPRLIYCGISGFGQSGPDALKPAYDQIIQGLSGEMAINGDDRLSPLRAGFPVCDTVGGLNAAFAIMAALYHREHTGEGQSIDVALLDSIMPLMGWVVANLMIGKQTPVLMGNDNFTAAPSGVFVTRDGYINIAANKQEQWEAVTDVLGVPELKADPRFQERDTRKKNRKALTPLLEARLKENDTAYWVEVLNKHDVPSGAILTLDQAVHQPQVEHRSTFTTLEVEGIGAIPLFNMTAKFEKTPGMVTAPPPRLGEHTAEVLRGIGLDDAQIAALREKKVI
- a CDS encoding 2-oxoacid:acceptor oxidoreductase family protein; translated protein: MAHELLIAGFGGQGVLSMGMTLAYAGMIEGKEVTWMPSYGPEMRGGTANCIVIVSDDPIDSPVVTTFDTVIALNQPSMDKFEHAVRPGGLLLYDATSIIIPPKRTDCTVLGIRASDEAVKLKNTKVLNMIVLGAFLERTRVLEMPAILKALRKVLPERYHHLLPVNEQALTRGRALAGETVVA